A genomic window from Scomber scombrus chromosome 18, fScoSco1.1, whole genome shotgun sequence includes:
- the cdip1 gene encoding cell death-inducing p53-target protein 1 codes for MSSDPPPPYPGGPSAPLIEEKNGQPETAPIRTAPQQGQPLPPDYGPPPYEAPHLGFLPPHVPGEGPMPMPMPMPPPPQGGPYPPPHYPHPIPGQMGPGPGHFVHMGGHTATVLAPPGAATTVTVLQGEMFQTTPVQTVCPHCQQAIVTRISHDVGLMNTLFCLFCFFVGCDLGCCLIPCLIDDLKDVTHTCPYCKGYIYTYKRIC; via the exons ATGTCCAGTGATCCTCCTCCTCCGTACCCCGGAGGTCCTAGTGCTCCACTCATTGAAGAGAAGAATGGACAACCTG AAACGGCTCCTATAAGAACTGCTCCTCAACAGGGACAGCCGTTGCCTCCAGACTATGGTCCTCCACCCTATGAGGCCCCACATCTAGGCTTTCTCCCCCCACATGTTCCTGGAGAGGGGCCCATGCCCATGCCTATGCCAATGCCGCCACCACCCCAAG GTGGTCCCTACCCACCACCACACTATCCTCACCCTATTCCAGGACAGATGGGCCCTGGTCCCGGTCACTTTGTCCACATGGGAGGTCACACGGCGACCGTCCTTGCTCCTCCAGGAGCAGCCACCACTGTGACTGTACTGCAGGGGGAAATGTTCCAGACCACACCGGTGCAGACCGTGTGTCCGCACTGTCAGCAGGCAATCGTCACCCGCATCTCCCACGATGTTGGCCTCATGAACACACTCTTCTGCCTCTTCTGCTTCTTTGTTGG GTGTGATCTCGGCTGCTGCTTGATTCCCTGTCTGATTGATGACCTCAAGGATGTGACACACACCTGCCCTTACTGTAAGGGttacatttacacatacaaGCGTATATGCTAA